Genomic DNA from Salvia miltiorrhiza cultivar Shanhuang (shh) chromosome 1, IMPLAD_Smil_shh, whole genome shotgun sequence:
GTGTATACaagattcaaccatctttgttcatgtattttatgtattacaaTTGTTCACGACTTGACTATCTTTTGTTcacgtattttatgtgtttgttcataGGATCTAGTTTTCACCGTAAGATAGAGTTTACACTTGATCcttccactatatatatatatatatatatatatatatatatatatatatatatatatatatatatatagggtcaagttaaacagagaattattatatatttcattttgaacaagtctatacattttacgaacagatcaacataactaatgaacatacgtatttagtgaaaaaagagaaaaactcgccaccagcaggattcgaacccggggcaaattgttgttcatgcggtacattgatttgttcgtaaaaattgtagatctgttcgtttttatttcacgaattctctattctctaaatatttagcattctctgtttaacttttctatatatatatatatatatatatatatatatatatataaaagtttaTGTACTAAAGTATAAATAACTTAGTTTTTATGAACTTACTATAATCTCGACCTTAATTATCTTAGGAAAACCGAGATTTTTAAGTTTTCAAATTGAGaaacaaagagattaattaggGCAAGGCCAATCGAATTTGTACAACTTATAGAGTTTTTTTTAGGATAAAAAAATGTATACTGAGTTATATGAGACTATATAAACACATGATTTTCAAGATTTAGTTATTGACAACACATTTAGTACCCCacctaattttaattaataatattacaaGATTGTGTGATTATGAAGATACACAATCATGTGCAGTGTCTTAACTGAACCATTTAGGTGGCAACCTCAAATTTTGGGGGGCCTTCCcatcaattttaaataaagaaaaaattaaagaaacttttaaaataaaataaatacaattagTAAATTCCTATAACTAGATAGGGAGTTAATACAAAAACATGGGAACATGTGAATTCGAAAGGCAAAACCATGATTGTTAACCACATGATGCAACTGTATATTTACAAGAGTTACAGGGTGTGCTCATAATTGAGATAATTAATAGAGAtcgatttaattaatttgcgtagcttaattagattaggcattaatttttttttaaaaaaaattataactcaTTCGTTCATTATTATCTAGCACGGTCTAGATGTATAGATTGGTTTGTTAAGGCTCGAGATTTAGttagattaaaaaataaaaatatataaaaaaaacttgattattgatatatagttaattaacaATTATCgagattaattaaaatttgggtgtattcgttcaagacttttaaaagtctataaaaatccagaggtattcgtttcaaacttttaaaagtctatgaaaatctagaggtatttaaaaatctatgaacTTTAAAtttggaatgactttcattgatttcgttcaaaaaatacacatgaacaaatccgaccACAGACCACGAGAATTCGAAATTCTTCAGATTATCCAGCActcgctgggttccagcggaCGCGGCTCAAGAAGGCAACGCCGGTTGGCACTCAGCGGTCGATGCTCACAAATCCAGCGATGGCAAGGCCCTAGCGGCCGCTCGGAGAAGCCAACGGGCTGCATTCACtaagccagcggtcgctgggacTCGGTCCACCGCTCATGGGCTCGCAACGATCGCTTGTTTTTTAGTTTCAAATCCGGGAAAACCACAAGCAATTCTTGTTaaaattcatccaaaatctTTGCCGATTTCTGTTTAGAATTCTAAAAATCATGAAGACTCTCTGTGAAATCGATAGATTACTAAAATCCATAGAGATTTTAGAAATCTACCGaaatcctgaacgaatacacccccttagTTGTGATATTATTGATATTTGTGATAGATGATTGCGTGTAGTGACAGGAACAagaattaattgattaattaaaggATATATTTTTCGGGAACAATATCTATACtataataaaaaatcaattttaaattaatctctaattgatttcaaattaaattgatataattttataaataaaaacaattcacGGTCATAATTGATGTAATACTTGacattaatttcaattaaaaacaCATGATACAAGTCAACCGTCTACTAATTAATATCCTAATTAACTGCCACAAATTAATCTTTTAACTTTTAGATGAAGGCTACTGTTCATTTTTTAGGAAAAACAACCACTAATCATAACTAACTTCACAtacttttatataatttttttttttgagcagaaaagagagaaaaattcaTTGAAGACGGTACCAGCggtaccaaaaaaaaaagggaaacaAGATAGAAGAAACAAAATAACCGTAGCAACAAAAACGTCACAAAACCACCGAGCACTTTACAGAAGGAACCATCCGGACTTCCTCACAGCGCAGCTTCGAACCATCTCCTGAAGTCCTCAGTTACTTTCTGCACGTTGTACATCGTCATCCAGCTCCACAATCTCGATTTAAGTTCCGCTTCAGTTCTTTTAGAATTCCAGACTCCATGCTGAAATTTGCGTTCGTTTCTCAACTTCCAAATACACCAAAACAGTCCCGACCAAACACCGATCAAAAACCGTTTATCTTTCTTGTTTCCAAGGTTAATAAAAGCATTAAAATGGTCAATCACCTTGCAATGCATCGCCATTTGTTTGCCAATCCATGAGAGCGTCGCATTCCACAGCTCCAAGGTCTTTTGACAGCCAAAGAAAATATGATCAACCGTCTCAATCGTCGACTTATAGAAAACGCAGAGAGCCCCCTGTTGTTGAATAGCCACCTTTCGTTTCAAGAGATTATCACATGTAGCCATTTTGCCTTTGAAAACTTTCCAAGATGTTGTAATCACTTTGGGTGGAGCTGGGGCTTTCCAAATGGAATAAAATTCACTCTCCTTTCTCCTGTTGAGATCAATTCTGCCGTCGGTACTTATGATCTTGTAAGCTGACTTAACCGAAAAGGCTTCGTCTTTTGAGgcttttatataatttattattattgtactCAAAATAAACagcactaaaaaaatataaagatgcGAAATatgattgaaaatttgaaaCTTTGTATTGATTTTGAATACTTTGTGTGTGCGCAATATGTAGCGAGTGTAGCTTGTTCGTTTACAATGAACATATGCTCATATTTATAGACTAAAAACATTACGAACCTTAATAGGAACAAGATTTTGTTTCTATCTCATAGAACTAAAATTATCTTCAAGTCAATCTCCTATTTTATCGGGTATGTGATATCTTTAAGATGGCGTCGAATCCCGCATAATCAGGAGTGCTGCAAAGCCAATAATGCTGCTAATTAGGGCTGGTAATCGGTTCGATTCAGTTTTAACCGAATCAGTTTACCGGTTAACCAACCAAAATGTTAACCTAAAATTGAACTGGTTAACCGGATCTGTTAATCGGTTAATCAACTGATTCGCTCCGAAATCCGGTTAGCAActtcaaaaaaattcaattttttagaATGTGAGCAATAGGATTCAAACTCTTGCTTTTTGAAAGAAAAGGTGAGGTCTTATTCACTCTACCAATTAATGACTTATGTTGTTtatttagaacaaaaaaaaagttttatagagacttgtaattttatattaaaaaaaaaaagaacaactcCACTTATTGAACGACTGATCATCAGCAACGGATAGGGTAAAACTCTTTTCAGAGCTTGGcctgtgtgtgtgagagagactCTTACTCTTATACATACACTCAACTGGAACATGAGtttattaattactccctccgtccacgaaatgagtacccatatttcctttttcgtccgtccacgaaatgagtactcatttccctttttagcaagtgtaccccacacatctctttaattaatacactaaaaaagtgggacccttaaactattcacactacattccatacatttcttaaaacccgtgccgtccacaaatgggtactcatttcgtggacggagggagtaattaataagCGCATATGTAGATAAACTGATGCTGAAGCATGATAATTGACGGGTACTGTAGTAATCACAAAACCAAtttgcctatatatattattacatgTCTATATtggttaattatatttatatatgattgtaatatcaaattaaagtgtACGTGAATATTGTCAATAAGCATACTAAAATACTACATCATcggtcccacgaatcttgacacgtatttttttttgggccgtcccacgaatcttgtcatatttccaaataaggtaataattattacattctcttcttttttttttatcagaaaaaagaaaattttattagAGCACATCaatggtaccagaggtacctagAACTTGATACaagaagataaaacaaaatcatGAGAACACCACACACCGAAATCAACCTCAGCAACACCCAAATTGAAGGTTTTAATCCAACTCCACAGTCTACCTTTCACCTCAAGCACCAATCGACTAACCTCCCAAACTCCACCAtcaaacctactctcattcctCTTTTTTCCACAAGAGCCAAACAGTTACAATCCATAACGCCTTGAGGATCTTCCTACTTTTCTTTCCGCGTCCCAGGTGAAAGAATGAAGTAAAATGTTGGGCAACATTACCTGGTCTGGCCGTCTGAACACCAAGCCATCTTTGAATTGAGTCCCAAACCATCATCGCTTTTGGACAAAACAAGAACAAATGGTCCGCCGTTTCCTCACTCGAAATGCATGCGTTGCACCGCCTCTCAACAATATCCAGCATCACCTGCCTCTTAACCAGATTATCACATGTAGCAAGCCTGTTTCTCAAGCATCTCCAAGCCGTCACCCTCGCCTTGTGTGGAGCCGGAGCATCCCAAACATTTGAAAGTGCTTCAATGTGCTGCTGTGGTGAATGACTCTCATTGTTGCTTGCCTCCAAGATAGAGTATGCTGATTTGGTTGAAAACTTTCCATCCTTCGTCGCCTTCCATTTCCATGTGTCTCTACAATCTGCATTAAACTCAACATTTGAGATGAACAAAAGTAAATCATTAACCAAAACCTTTTCCCATTCAAACAACTCTCGTCTCCACTTAAACTCCCAAACCCATGCACCATTCACCCACCCCCCGACTCCTCAACCGACACAAGATTATCACAAACCAGCAGAAACAGCCTAGGAAACACGAGGCTAAGCGGTTTTGCCCCCACCCATCTATCTatccacattttagtatccctCCCATTCCCAATTGTACGAGTAATATTGTTGAAAAACCACCCCCCATCCATGCTACCCCCCATCTGGATTGTTTTCGGCCACCACCCTCCCCCCACTCCCGAGCACCGGACACCCATGTCCCCATTGTAGCTCCCCATAAATAGACCTCACCACCCTAGCCCACAGTGTCTCCCTTTCCACCAAGAACCTCCACAACCACTTTCCCACCAGTGCCCTGTTGAACCTCTCTAAATTCCTAAACCCCAGCCCTCCCTTATCATTTTTAGTGCACAAAACATCCCACTTAATTTGAACAAAATCAAAGTTAGAACAATGAAAATCAAATCGAATCCAGAAATCTAGAAATTTGAACCATGAAAATTGAATCCAGAAATCGAAACAGCGCAACCAAAAAATCGAATCATGAAAATCGAAACAACACAACTAGAAATTTCGAATCCACGAAAATCTgccaattttgttctctccgaTTCCCAAATTTGAATCATGAGAATGAAGGGTTTCAGAAGGAGGGTGGTGGCCTCATCGCTACGGCggccggagaaggagaagagaaggGGATGGGCGGCGGTTTCAGACGTGCACGTATCTCGAGCGACGCCTCCGTCGCCCCAGAGCCAGATCCGCcactctcttcctctctcaaatCGAACCTAGAAATTGAGGGTGGTGGTTTGGCGGATCAAGGTTTTTGAAAAGAAGGAGACCGGAGCGCGTGGTGGTGGTTCAGCGGCTCAGGACGGTGGTGGTTTGGCGGATCTGGGTGGCAGAGAAAGGGTGTGGGAAGGGCGACACTGGTGTTCGGCGAGGCTAGGGCTCGGCCCTTTGCCCCCGTCAGCGTGTGCACGAGCGATCAGAGGCTCACCGGAGGAGGCGAGGGGTGCTCCGCGGTGGCCATGGTTCGCCGACGGCGACTCCGCTGAGAAGGGGGGGAGATGGGCAGTGGGAGTGAAGAGAAATGAGGGAGGTGGGTGAACTGAAATGAGTAGATTAGGATTTTCTACTAATTTATACCATAATTAAGGttcaattaattagttataGTTAAGCCCTAATTCTTTCTTTATttggaagtgtgtctttattattgggacagtCCAATacggaaagtgtgtcttcattagtgggacggagggagtactttattaactacacacttaaaacactaatctacaactccttaattctcgtgccgaaaccaaacgtgtcaagattcatgggacggaaggagtataagcataataaaatataaataaattaattaattaatagtgtAAATCGGTTAATTTAGTTTAACCGATTAACCTACCAGTTAAACTGATTAACAAATTAACGGAAAATACGATAACCGATAACTGGATCGAATAGGTAAAAATTGGTATCGGTTAATCGATAACCAATTTTTTCGAGTTCGATTGCGAttttaaccgaataaccgaaatCGATTTACCAGCCCTACTGCTAATGGTTGGAGTAGGTTGATTTTGCCTCAATTCGTCAGTTTAACTTCCTTCTTTTGGGCCGCAAACTTTTGTTCTCATCAATTACAAGATGAAAAAatgattaatttaaatatggataaatttatataaagatTTAACACCaagtatttaaaattaattaatataaatatttctaCAAGAAAATTATGATTGTAGGTAATCTTAATTGAAGTCAATTCAATATTAtattgtatatttatatatgaccTTACAATTGGttgattttattaaattaataatgaatCAATAATTTTGACAAATAccatatttaattttagtctTAACATAGTTTAACAGACTATTCATATGTTACTAAtattatctatatttatataatactccatatAAAAACATCTTTTCAAAATTGTAACGGTGAACATTCGGCCCATTTGtaattttatgttttcaaaaattaatttttaaaatattaaagcaTTTATTTTGTTAATGTACTACTCGTTTTTTTGGTAGTATAATTATGAATGTTGTATAAaaagttatatattttaaaatttatactaCCTCTACTCACAAATAATATACAATTTTGATttcgacacgagttttaataaaatagttggtgAATGTGTGGTCAGGGGATAAAGGGTCTCAACGTGTAAAAATGAATGATTGTGGTTGAATTGAGTGTGAATTATGGTGATTTTTGCGTAAATAAAAGGTATTTATAATGATGAAATataaaaaagagaatatgatGTTATATCCGAAAAAGGAAaggtggtatactctttatggATGACATATAAGGTAATTATTATATACTCTTTGTGGACGGCGATAGTtaatatttagatttttttctaatttaattatatatgtatttttttaactaTAACTACTAGCGTGTATCGCACGGAAGacaattttttgtaaaaatataaaCTATTAGTATTATAATCAATCCTTGAGATTTATCATTAAAATTGAAGCTTACAAAATTATGTAACATAGTTATGGAATTATTAatgcaaaaattaatttattagcaaAATTAAATGTCAAAGTAATTATGAAGTCTAAtcatatttttgaaatttttgtgtttttcatCGTCAACAGATAACAAATCATTaataaaagaagagaaaaagtgaaaatattaTTCCTTATGCGAGTGTACAATATTTAAAACTTAGAATAGAAAGTTGAACTTTCGGATCACTAaatcttaataaaaataaaataacgtAATTTGCTAAATTATGAGTTGCCCAATTAGCTTCAGAGAACTCCGAAACCACAaactatttataataataataataataataatatcgtGATGTATAAACGTCATTGCTACTAGCTAGACTAATACGGCATGGTATAGATGCTAGATAAATTTAATTTGGCTGCGCTTACGAAGtttttaaatatttgaaatattttatcatattaaaAGCTGTTTTGACATTTATGAATTCTTATGTACTCTTGCCGTACTAAATATATagaccactttttttttttttttttgagcagtgctatttggacaaaatttattCGGACAAaaataagattaattttttaaaaaaaattaatttatttataaattttgattcaagtttaaaaggatttagttacttttattgtttttcccatattatggagtaattttttttgtaaatttttaacattttctttatttttggttattttatttgtagtttgtgtactttaaaaataataataattaaaaaggttattaaaaaattacaaaaaatacaatataaagaaaataataaaactagctaaattcctttttattttgaaccaaaatttgtaaataaatttattttataaagtatttcatcatattttgtccggacaaattttgtccaaatagcattatttttttttatatatcctAAGcatatactattattatttctattctcttactccctccgtccttccTACATCCTAATAGTAATGTCTTATAACTTTTGGGCacataaattaagaaatgtgtaaaaaatagataaaatggATTGctagaaattatttaaatattaagttcaaagagaaaatatattgtcaaaaataaaatgagacatttgtattagaacgtcccaaaaataaaaaatgggatATTACTATTAGAACGAAGGGAATATAATTTTTAGGCCAACTTACTCTTCAAATTTCAGACTCTGAAAATTATCGATCGTTCACCCTAAAATTAAAGTACAaagatttcaaattttaaattcacAAAACACAAATCGGCATATGTTTGGCCCTAGATGCACGGTTGGCCTCGTTttgcaaattttaaaaaaagatgagTCTGAACATTTTTATTAAACCATACAAAAATTGGGTATCAAAATATTATTCTGTTCGTCCCATTTCAAGCGTCTTATTTCTTTTCAGTACgattatttagaaaaatattaattagattattaagtgGTGTGGTGTAAAATTGAAAAGGTGAAGTGGGTCCCAAAAATTCTTACTTTTTGAGAATAAATTTTTTTCTATAAAGGAAAATAAGATATTTGAAATAGGACaatatgaaaaaagaaaacaagagaCTTGAACTACGACGGAGAGAGTACAATTCAGTCATTAGAGCAGTTTTAGAAAAGTGTTAACAATTgtgacatttttttatattttcccTTTTCAATATAATTGTATGTGCAAAACTAAGGTCAAGCACATAAGTGAAGGGAAGAGAGTATGACATTAGTGTATTGAAAACCTACAAAAGTCTATATTTTCAAACTTTAATGAACTTCTTTATTTCCTTATCTATATgagtattaattattaaagTAAAACTTACTGACATTTAAGAACTCtaataattttgataaaattttAGCGATGTAATTGTTTACAACTATAAGATAAGGTGCGGGATGTAAAAATGGGCCCCCCTCTCTatagttaaaattaaatatttaaaaggATTATGATTTTGGGAGAGTAAGAAGGACCATAATCATTAATCTGGagataataatttaaatttattaatagagAAGATAAAACCGGGAAAGTCATGTCAAGAAGCCACAAAAGtcttttcattgttgtgaaTTTATACCATTGACAAGCCATTAAATTAATGTgttaatatagatatatatttacaTCAATTATTGACCAACTTGAACTCTATTCTTCTCTCAAAAATGTCTGCTTCAAACTCAACTTGAAACCTCACCTCTCAGAGAATAAATTCGAGCTTGAAACTTATTTATCGTAATCACAAAATATGACAATCGAATTTAAAACTTATTTATTACTTATTAAATTATATCAAACAAATGCCGATAAATTAAAGGGGAATTTTGTTTGAGGCCGTTTCATTGTGACATGGGTCaagattcaaattcaaattaacTAAATGAGAAATCTTGTTTGAGGCCATCTCACTATGACATGAGTCgagattcaaattcaaattaatatttagtgacatatttaatattaatttataattataaatactaaCGAATTTCATAATTCGTTGAAATATGAGTTCGGACCCGAAATTTAAATCGGTGTCACAATAAGTCAGTCTCGCacaaattttcatataaaattagAATGATTGTATcacatataataatttttttataagataaTCGAGCTTATTAACGTCACTATTAACACAATAATCTTAAAGAACTCCACGAAATACATATTAAATCCTACATTTTCCAATTATAAATCAGTCGAAGGCTTCTGTTTTTAATTATCTGGACGTGACAAAATCCCAGAAAAATACTTGTTCtcttgaattaataataataattgaagcAATAAAAGACAAGgatcaaagagaaagaaaagggGAAATCCTAAAACCCCACAACGCCCACCAgctgaaaaagaagaaattaaaagtgaaattataaaaagaaattctTGCAGTATTAACTTTTTCCTTGAGTAAATGGGGAAGGCCCATGAAAACGATTAGTGCTTTTTGCAAAGTTTGCACTATTTTTAGGCCCCATTGACCCAAAATTAACCACTCAAAAGCCCAAAATTGTTACCCAGTTTAAACCAATTTTCAGCTCccgtggggggggggggggggggggggggggggggtagggGTAGGGTGTCTACTATAAATTTTACTTATGTGAAATTCAATGATGTGAGTCAGAAATggataaactttttttttttgaaagcttAGCTAGTTGTAAAATTTCAACTTTTTCACCAATATATGCatacatcaatttttttttggaatggGTGACCACAAAGAGTAAGGTCAATTCAAACTTTATAGCATGTTTGCAAATGGGGAATATTATGTAATTTGTTTTTGGAAACCCATGTTCCATTGGAAATGATTGAATTCGAAAAAGGGATTtgaaaataatgcataaaaatatTCGCTCTAGTAATAATGGCTACGTGATACAATTTTACACCAAATATCACAtgtccacaattttttttatcatactAATAAAACTACTTCGTTT
This window encodes:
- the LOC131009876 gene encoding uncharacterized protein LOC131009876, coding for MATCDNLLKRKVAIQQQGALCVFYKSTIETVDHIFFGCQKTLELWNATLSWIGKQMAMHCKVIDHFNAFINLGNKKDKRFLIGVWSGLFWCIWKLRNERKFQHGVWNSKRTEAELKSRLWSWMTMYNVQKVTEDFRRWFEAAL